The following proteins are encoded in a genomic region of Leptospiraceae bacterium:
- a CDS encoding 7TM-DISM domain-containing protein: MFFRFASLIVFIVAIILLANSCLKKEGRVEPRAVEGVLDLSEWNFDRDGKVDLYGQWEFYYGEFLDSASLATPKKNKPKYIELPSLWNGYDWNGKELTGSGFATYRLIVKSKNLNKVMGLRVGDMYSSYRLFINGKQVAANGIPGKTKEETVAQWLPLVRFIDLNSEETEFILHIANFNHRKGGTWAFFEIGNPEEIISAREKSMAFELFLFGTLLVMAFYHFGLFALRRNDKSVLYFGIFCFLTGFRVVVTGERSLVHFFPLSFEAQLKIEYISLSLGIPAFTHFLIHSFPAVVKRNRFYFSDALLFIFSFIPLITTGDIYSYTAIPVQVAMLIGALIAFYYVIKAIRLQEQTVQYRHCLE; this comes from the coding sequence ATGTTTTTTCGTTTTGCCTCACTTATTGTATTCATTGTTGCTATTATTTTATTGGCTAATTCATGTTTGAAGAAAGAAGGGCGTGTAGAACCAAGGGCAGTCGAAGGCGTTTTAGATTTATCAGAATGGAATTTTGATCGAGATGGAAAAGTAGACTTATATGGTCAGTGGGAATTTTATTATGGAGAATTTCTAGATTCAGCATCGTTAGCAACCCCTAAAAAAAATAAGCCAAAATACATTGAACTGCCTTCCCTTTGGAATGGATATGACTGGAACGGAAAGGAATTAACCGGGTCTGGTTTTGCTACTTATCGACTTATTGTAAAAAGTAAAAATCTAAACAAGGTTATGGGGCTTCGCGTTGGAGATATGTATTCCTCCTATCGACTTTTTATCAATGGAAAGCAAGTTGCGGCTAATGGTATACCGGGAAAGACAAAAGAAGAGACCGTTGCGCAGTGGCTACCGCTTGTTAGGTTCATTGATTTGAACTCAGAAGAGACAGAGTTTATTTTACATATTGCTAATTTTAATCATAGAAAAGGAGGCACCTGGGCATTTTTTGAAATTGGAAATCCAGAAGAAATTATCAGTGCCCGCGAAAAGTCTATGGCGTTCGAGTTATTTCTATTTGGAACGCTTTTAGTTATGGCTTTTTACCATTTCGGTTTATTTGCTCTTAGACGAAATGACAAATCTGTTTTGTATTTTGGAATATTTTGTTTCTTAACTGGATTTAGAGTTGTGGTTACAGGCGAACGCAGTCTTGTTCATTTTTTTCCACTTTCCTTTGAAGCGCAATTGAAAATCGAATATATTTCTCTTTCTCTTGGAATTCCTGCCTTTACTCATTTTTTGATTCATTCCTTTCCTGCGGTTGTGAAAAGAAATAGATTTTATTTTTCTGATGCGTTATTATTTATTTTTAGTTTCATTCCTCTTATTACGACAGGGGATATTTACAGTTATACCGCGATTCCTGTGCAGGTAGCTATGCTTATTGGGGCGCTTATTGCTTTTTATTATGTAATTAAAGCAATTCGCCTACAGGAACAGACGGTGCAATATCGGCATTGCTTGGAATGA
- a CDS encoding TolC family protein — protein MNIRCIYFKILTLLLVTSGFFHCNHEEQIREGPPESNKNLPLVEISDTKIKKVNSSKESFSLNDLYHSALAKTERIAIKKEAIVQAEARRDSFFANFFPSLAFRYQQFVTTPNHAEHDREIRNRNNIVNAYSNEAYNTNISTPYDIGNSSFGGSGSSTVTSPLVRPGARLVLHIPIMTGLNEWANYKSSKHEVKLRLLELKHDSGRMFLEIAQAYFNLLQLESNLQTKKDILEFTKESKKEITRRVGLGRNKPSELTNITAQIAKLEAEILGITDTLSQMRDTLSFLTGLDSDFKVEAINELPLNFEIEQAEKTVENRFDVNAAKLNLEIAKSEVIKAYGGHMPTASVDTFYTFPSGHSANTAKKDLVNQFIVQVPLISMGTITAAVKQAESLKRQAELQLTQSVRFAREEVRKAYNSYANSKMAEESYLAALNAMENNYEVVKRDYFRKSATSLDLLNAQIALKNAKEDLSRTLLQKQLNLVWLKVAIGKYPEDLENKSE, from the coding sequence TTGAATATTCGATGTATTTATTTTAAAATTCTTACATTACTTCTTGTAACTTCAGGTTTTTTTCATTGCAATCATGAGGAACAAATCAGAGAAGGTCCTCCAGAGTCTAATAAGAATTTACCGCTAGTAGAAATATCCGATACAAAAATTAAAAAAGTCAATTCTTCCAAAGAATCCTTCAGCCTAAATGACCTATACCATTCTGCCCTTGCTAAAACGGAGCGCATTGCGATTAAAAAAGAGGCAATCGTGCAAGCTGAGGCAAGAAGAGATTCTTTCTTTGCAAATTTTTTCCCTTCCCTGGCTTTTCGCTATCAGCAGTTTGTTACAACTCCCAATCATGCTGAGCATGATAGAGAGATTCGGAATCGAAATAATATTGTAAATGCCTATAGCAATGAAGCTTACAATACAAATATATCCACTCCGTATGATATTGGAAATTCTTCTTTTGGTGGTAGCGGCAGTTCAACAGTAACCTCTCCTTTAGTTCGTCCCGGTGCGAGACTCGTTTTGCATATTCCAATCATGACAGGATTAAATGAATGGGCAAATTACAAAAGCTCCAAGCATGAAGTAAAATTAAGGCTACTGGAACTGAAACACGATTCTGGTAGAATGTTTTTAGAAATTGCACAGGCTTATTTTAATTTGCTCCAACTTGAAAGCAATCTACAAACCAAAAAAGATATTTTAGAATTTACAAAAGAATCCAAAAAAGAAATTACAAGACGTGTTGGTCTTGGAAGAAATAAACCATCAGAACTAACAAATATCACTGCACAAATCGCAAAGCTAGAAGCAGAAATTTTAGGTATCACTGATACTTTATCGCAGATGAGAGATACACTTTCTTTTTTAACAGGACTTGACTCGGATTTTAAAGTGGAGGCTATTAACGAATTGCCACTAAACTTTGAAATCGAACAGGCAGAAAAAACAGTAGAGAACCGCTTTGATGTAAATGCAGCTAAATTAAATCTAGAAATCGCAAAGTCAGAAGTTATAAAAGCCTATGGCGGTCATATGCCTACTGCCTCAGTAGATACATTTTATACATTTCCGAGTGGACACTCTGCAAATACAGCAAAGAAAGATTTAGTGAATCAGTTTATCGTGCAAGTTCCACTCATCTCTATGGGAACAATTACAGCAGCAGTAAAACAAGCTGAGTCTTTAAAGCGTCAGGCGGAATTGCAACTAACGCAGTCCGTTCGATTTGCTAGAGAAGAAGTCAGAAAGGCTTACAACAGTTATGCGAATTCAAAGATGGCAGAAGAAAGTTATCTTGCAGCCTTAAATGCTATGGAGAATAATTACGAGGTTGTAAAACGCGATTACTTTCGAAAATCAGCAACAAGTCTAGATCTTTTAAATGCACAAATTGCTTTAAAAAATGCAAAAGAAGATTTATCTAGAACACTACTTCAAAAACAATTGAACCTTGTTTGGCTTAAAGTGGCTATTGGCAAGTATCCGGAAGATTTGGAAAATAAATCAGAATAG